A part of Myxococcus fulvus genomic DNA contains:
- the mobA gene encoding molybdenum cofactor guanylyltransferase produces MDPRHGTEFPDVTLAIIAGGQGRRLSGVPKGLLQVEGRTVLARQLALSPHFGDVLLVANAPAPYAGHALRTVADPVPDKGAPGGVHAALTASRTRWVVTVACDMPFVSLESLRVLLDARGEDVDAVCFEAEGRMEPLLAVYRAELAPHWRALLAEDPSLRLLLSRFRSRVLPESALRAVDPTLRSLVNVNTPEDLARHGVSLPPR; encoded by the coding sequence ATGGACCCCCGCCACGGCACCGAGTTCCCGGATGTGACGCTCGCCATCATCGCGGGCGGCCAGGGCCGTCGCTTGTCGGGAGTGCCCAAGGGACTGCTGCAGGTCGAGGGGCGCACCGTGCTGGCACGGCAGCTCGCGCTGTCCCCCCACTTTGGCGACGTGCTCCTGGTGGCGAACGCACCCGCCCCCTACGCGGGCCATGCACTGCGCACGGTGGCGGACCCGGTCCCCGACAAGGGTGCTCCCGGCGGTGTGCACGCGGCGCTGACCGCGTCGCGCACGCGCTGGGTCGTCACCGTGGCGTGCGACATGCCCTTCGTGTCGCTGGAGTCTCTCCGTGTGCTGCTCGACGCGCGCGGCGAGGACGTGGACGCGGTGTGCTTCGAGGCCGAGGGGCGGATGGAGCCGCTCCTCGCCGTGTACCGCGCCGAGCTGGCCCCCCATTGGCGAGCCCTGCTCGCGGAGGACCCGTCCCTGCGCCTGTTGCTCTCGCGCTTCCGCTCCCGGGTGTTGCCCGAGAGCGCACTGCGCGCGGTGGACCCCACGCTGCGCTCCCTGGTGAACGTCAACACCCCCGAGGACCTCGCGCGACACGGTGTCTCGCTGCCGCCACGGTGA
- the glp gene encoding gephyrin-like molybdotransferase Glp, which translates to MPLTSLHTARQAALEALSPTAAESVSLLDAQGRFLAEDVRAVRSLPGCDNSAMDGWAVRAEETRGANRDRPVRLRVVDTVYAGALPSRSLQPGEAARVFTGAPIPSGADAVIRQEAARATEDGRHVDLFITVPPGNDIRRTGEEVLAGTLLFSAGQRLSASVLGVLASQGETHVRVRSAPRVAVLATGDELIRPGQPALSHQVYESNLILIAALAREAGADVRHLSRARDDEQALRESIEHLAPQVDVLVTTGGASVGDKDHVKRVLTRLGARFLVDGVALKPGKPVAVAKFGNTAVVVLPGNPGAASVAFDQLARPLLLKHQGVLETRRRVRARLSEPRHKQAGLTYLITALLEYDDMGARAVLRPQGAGQILQNVQADGWAILPPGQADFAQGDLVEVELFDRPSHVAVDANSEGPRA; encoded by the coding sequence ATGCCGCTCACGTCCCTTCACACCGCCCGGCAGGCCGCGCTCGAAGCCCTCTCACCGACGGCCGCCGAGTCCGTGTCCCTGCTCGACGCCCAAGGCCGCTTCCTGGCCGAGGACGTCCGGGCGGTGCGCTCGCTCCCCGGCTGCGACAACTCCGCGATGGACGGTTGGGCCGTGCGCGCCGAGGAGACTCGGGGCGCCAACCGGGACCGGCCCGTGCGGCTCCGGGTCGTCGACACCGTCTACGCGGGCGCCCTGCCCTCACGCTCGCTCCAGCCCGGAGAGGCGGCCCGCGTCTTCACCGGCGCGCCGATTCCCTCCGGCGCCGATGCCGTCATCCGACAAGAAGCCGCGCGCGCGACCGAGGACGGTCGCCACGTGGACCTCTTCATCACCGTCCCCCCGGGCAATGACATCCGTCGCACGGGCGAAGAGGTGCTCGCGGGCACGCTCCTGTTCAGCGCGGGTCAGCGCTTGAGCGCGTCGGTGCTCGGAGTGCTCGCGTCACAGGGGGAGACCCACGTGCGCGTGAGGTCCGCGCCGCGTGTGGCGGTGCTCGCGACGGGTGATGAGCTCATCCGCCCGGGACAGCCCGCGCTCTCGCATCAGGTGTACGAGAGCAACTTGATTCTGATAGCGGCGCTCGCTCGCGAGGCTGGCGCGGACGTGCGTCACCTCTCCCGCGCCCGTGATGACGAGCAGGCGCTGCGTGAGTCCATCGAGCACCTCGCGCCGCAGGTCGATGTGCTCGTGACCACGGGCGGGGCCTCGGTGGGAGACAAGGACCACGTCAAACGGGTGCTCACGCGCCTGGGCGCGCGCTTCCTCGTGGACGGCGTGGCGCTCAAGCCGGGCAAGCCCGTTGCGGTAGCGAAGTTCGGCAACACCGCCGTCGTCGTGCTGCCGGGAAATCCGGGCGCGGCGAGCGTCGCGTTCGACCAGCTCGCACGGCCTCTGCTGCTCAAGCACCAGGGAGTCCTCGAGACGCGCCGCCGCGTCCGCGCGCGCCTGTCCGAGCCGCGTCACAAGCAGGCGGGCCTCACGTACCTCATCACCGCCCTGCTCGAGTACGACGACATGGGCGCCCGAGCGGTGCTGCGCCCCCAGGGCGCCGGCCAGATTCTCCAGAACGTCCAGGCGGATGGCTGGGCCATCCTCCCTCCAGGCCAGGCCGACTTCGCCCAGGGAGACCTGGTCGAAGTGGAGCTGTTCGACCGCCCCTCGCATGTCGCCGTCGATGCCAACAGCGAGGGCCCTCGCGCATGA
- a CDS encoding ankyrin repeat domain-containing protein: MAQKTKTKKTSPAKPAGTKKRGASAKRAPAPYGDDARALEAASAKGDVAAVKALLARGVPVHSAEPTTGQTPLHVAAREGHLKVVNLLLDAGADAAAQMHRSKVTPLFQAVLHEHVPVVKRLLEEDVPLDGIQGTKSMSPLQSAARSGNVKLVNLLLDAGAPLEQKDKFELTPLAHGFFDDDNPVVKVLLERGARLDALPAHITEQLATWDQYEKLRPLLYEHGFPRPNPSRAGGKKT; this comes from the coding sequence ATGGCCCAGAAGACGAAGACGAAGAAGACCTCCCCCGCGAAGCCCGCGGGGACGAAGAAGCGTGGCGCCTCCGCGAAGCGCGCGCCCGCGCCGTATGGAGATGACGCCCGGGCACTGGAGGCCGCCTCCGCGAAGGGCGACGTGGCCGCCGTGAAGGCCCTGCTCGCGCGGGGCGTCCCGGTCCACAGCGCGGAGCCCACGACGGGGCAGACTCCGCTCCACGTCGCGGCCCGGGAAGGGCACCTGAAGGTCGTGAACCTGCTGCTCGACGCGGGCGCGGACGCGGCGGCGCAGATGCACAGGTCCAAGGTGACGCCCCTGTTCCAGGCGGTGCTCCACGAGCACGTCCCCGTGGTGAAGCGCCTGCTCGAGGAGGACGTCCCGCTCGACGGAATCCAGGGCACCAAGAGCATGTCGCCCCTGCAGTCCGCCGCGCGCTCGGGAAACGTGAAGCTGGTGAACCTGCTGCTCGACGCGGGCGCGCCCCTGGAGCAGAAGGACAAGTTCGAGCTGACCCCGCTGGCCCATGGCTTCTTCGACGACGACAACCCGGTGGTGAAGGTGCTGCTCGAGCGGGGCGCGAGGCTCGACGCCCTGCCCGCGCACATCACCGAGCAGCTCGCCACCTGGGACCAGTACGAGAAGCTGCGCCCGCTCCTGTATGAGCATGGTTTCCCCCGGCCCAATCCCTCCAGGGCCGGCGGCAAGAAGACGTAG
- a CDS encoding hemerythrin domain-containing protein, with product MGGPFDILVEQHRELEERFEDLGAGEDESGSSSVVRELVALLRHHLWLEERCLQPWVTRVEGRARGRQQAGDRQAMHELLDEMEEHPLQSAEWQARFLTLEDLWVAHLQEVESSLLPRLTSVMDPREQQALAQELSRSRLDTRSSASEAGFSGSGPFLDDLRWEG from the coding sequence ATGGGAGGCCCTTTCGACATCCTCGTCGAGCAGCACCGGGAGCTCGAGGAGCGCTTCGAGGACCTGGGCGCGGGCGAGGATGAGTCTGGGTCATCCAGCGTCGTGCGGGAGCTGGTGGCGCTGTTGCGACACCACCTCTGGCTGGAGGAGCGCTGTCTTCAGCCCTGGGTGACCCGGGTGGAGGGGCGTGCCCGGGGTCGGCAGCAGGCCGGGGACCGGCAGGCCATGCATGAGCTGTTGGATGAGATGGAGGAGCATCCCCTCCAGAGCGCGGAATGGCAGGCCCGCTTCCTCACGCTCGAGGACCTGTGGGTCGCGCATCTCCAAGAAGTGGAGTCCTCATTGCTGCCCCGGCTCACCTCGGTGATGGATCCACGCGAGCAACAGGCGCTCGCCCAGGAGCTGTCCCGGAGCCGACTGGACACGCGCTCCTCGGCCTCCGAGGCCGGTTTCTCGGGCTCCGGACCCTTCCTGGATGACCTGCGCTGGGAGGGCTGA
- the amrB gene encoding AmmeMemoRadiSam system protein B, whose product MPRVRTPAVAGSFYPAQPSTLATQLDTWLEQARVPGDAPPAALIVPHAAYVYSGGVAAAAYAALWARRTARTRVLLLGPSHFVPLRGVAYPEVDLLCTPLGDVRLDEGLRERAMRLPQVTASTGAHEAEHGLEVQLPFLQRVLEHFTVLPLVVGRGASDAVAQVLEALWDEDVVPVITSDLSHHLPYEQASRADRVTAARVLSLEEPLDAGSACGAEAINGLLRVAKRRGLRPRMVALRSSGDAFGAHEGVVGYGAFVFDAP is encoded by the coding sequence ATGCCTCGAGTGCGCACGCCCGCGGTCGCGGGTTCCTTCTATCCGGCCCAGCCCTCCACGCTGGCCACCCAGCTGGACACGTGGCTGGAGCAGGCGCGTGTGCCGGGGGACGCGCCGCCCGCGGCGCTCATCGTCCCCCATGCCGCGTATGTCTATTCCGGCGGAGTGGCGGCGGCGGCCTACGCCGCGCTGTGGGCGCGCCGCACCGCGCGCACGCGGGTGCTGCTGCTGGGCCCCAGCCACTTCGTTCCCCTGCGGGGCGTGGCGTATCCGGAGGTGGACCTGCTGTGCACGCCCCTGGGAGACGTGCGGCTGGATGAAGGGCTGCGCGAGCGGGCCATGCGGCTGCCCCAGGTGACGGCGTCGACGGGGGCGCACGAGGCGGAGCATGGGCTGGAGGTGCAGCTCCCCTTCCTGCAGCGGGTGCTGGAGCACTTCACGGTGCTGCCGTTGGTGGTGGGCCGGGGCGCGTCGGACGCGGTGGCCCAGGTGCTGGAGGCGCTGTGGGACGAGGACGTGGTGCCCGTCATCACCTCGGACCTGTCCCATCACCTGCCCTACGAGCAGGCCTCGCGCGCGGACCGGGTGACGGCGGCGCGGGTGCTGTCGTTGGAGGAGCCGCTGGACGCGGGGAGCGCGTGTGGCGCGGAGGCCATCAACGGGCTCTTGCGCGTGGCGAAGCGGCGGGGGCTGCGGCCCCGGATGGTGGCGCTGCGCAGCTCCGGGGATGCGTTCGGCGCGCACGAAGGCGTGGTGGGCTACGGGGCCTTCGTCTTCGACGCGCCGTGA
- a CDS encoding DUF3817 domain-containing protein, whose amino-acid sequence MLKTPLGRFRAVALLEGLSFIALLFIAMPLKYAAGMPLAVRFAGMAHGLLFVLYLFALMEVAIALRWSFSRVVFAFGASLVPFGNFLLDAKLRKEEASTTPRAAGPLGS is encoded by the coding sequence ATGCTGAAGACCCCTCTTGGACGATTCCGCGCCGTGGCCCTGCTGGAGGGCCTGTCCTTCATCGCGCTGCTGTTCATCGCGATGCCCCTGAAGTACGCGGCGGGGATGCCCCTGGCGGTGCGCTTCGCGGGCATGGCCCACGGGCTGTTGTTCGTGCTGTACCTCTTCGCGCTGATGGAGGTGGCCATCGCCCTGCGCTGGTCCTTCTCGCGCGTGGTGTTCGCGTTCGGCGCGTCGCTGGTGCCGTTCGGCAACTTCCTGCTCGACGCGAAGCTCCGAAAAGAGGAAGCATCCACCACCCCCCGAGCCGCCGGCCCCCTTGGTTCCTGA
- a CDS encoding alpha/beta fold hydrolase, translated as MLEPPSSSLERRRTAPLVPDVEDIPSGYERLVCEERPVKGTSVRLFTFPDSDTDPSRTVVCLPGLGASGRSFAPMEPLSRLFRLLLWTPPLHTPATHSPLAWNLAVLDHVEARLPERFALVGSSYGSLLSIAFALAHPERVRALVLVSPVASVRRVRRLAVSLSTLVRAPRPLAYLVAPMVARVLGGARLPPEGRAEIVREARRLTPLELLRRLRDVLAADFHPRLHELRVPTLVIQGGRDLLVPPEAAVDVARHIPGARLELLRDASHLPYMSHPEAFNALVGAFLEEYGVAPRELRG; from the coding sequence ATGCTTGAGCCGCCCTCCTCTTCCCTGGAGCGTCGTCGCACCGCGCCCCTCGTCCCGGACGTGGAGGACATCCCCTCCGGCTACGAGCGACTGGTGTGCGAGGAGCGCCCGGTGAAGGGCACGTCGGTGCGGCTGTTCACCTTTCCCGACAGCGACACGGACCCATCGCGCACCGTGGTGTGTCTGCCGGGCCTGGGCGCCAGTGGTCGCTCCTTCGCGCCGATGGAGCCCTTGTCCCGCCTGTTCCGTCTGCTGTTGTGGACGCCGCCCCTGCACACCCCGGCCACGCACTCGCCGCTCGCGTGGAATCTGGCCGTGCTGGACCATGTCGAGGCGCGGCTGCCGGAGCGCTTCGCGCTGGTGGGCTCGTCCTATGGGAGCCTGCTGTCCATCGCCTTCGCGCTGGCGCATCCGGAGCGGGTGCGGGCGCTGGTGCTCGTGTCGCCCGTGGCCAGCGTGCGCCGGGTGAGGCGGCTGGCGGTGTCGCTGTCGACGCTGGTGCGCGCGCCTCGGCCCCTGGCGTACCTGGTGGCGCCCATGGTGGCGCGGGTGCTGGGTGGCGCGCGGCTGCCGCCGGAGGGGCGCGCGGAAATCGTGCGCGAGGCGCGCAGGCTGACGCCCCTGGAGCTCTTGCGTCGACTGCGGGACGTGCTGGCCGCGGACTTCCACCCCCGGCTGCACGAGCTGCGCGTGCCCACGCTGGTCATCCAGGGCGGCAGGGATTTGCTGGTGCCGCCCGAGGCCGCGGTGGACGTGGCCCGGCACATCCCCGGAGCGAGGCTGGAGCTGCTGCGCGACGCGAGCCACTTGCCGTACATGAGCCACCCGGAGGCGTTCAACGCCCTCGTGGGGGCCTTCCTCGAGGAGTATGGGGTCGCCCCCCGGGAGCTGCGTGGATGA
- a CDS encoding proline dehydrogenase family protein: MSAIAEQWSRGALMFLSRQTGLKDWATRLPPLKKLSRRFVAGETLDEAMDAVKALTARGLSASFDHLNEAVKDAAETRDEVREYRRLLARIDQTGVRANVSLKLTQCGLLLDEALALENARQVVADATSRGSFVRIDMEHGAVTQVTLDIVRKLHAEFGEPHVGAVLQSCLRRTEADARALCAERVRIRLCKGAYLESEDIAYPDKADVDASFVRCMKVLLDSGVYHGIATHDERMIDATLEHAARRGLPRGAFEFQMLHGIRADLQRQLADQGHPVRVYVPYGRHWYPYLMRRMAERPANLAFVLKNLARG; this comes from the coding sequence ATGAGCGCCATCGCCGAACAGTGGTCTCGCGGAGCCCTGATGTTCCTGTCGCGGCAGACGGGCCTGAAGGACTGGGCCACGCGGCTGCCTCCGCTCAAGAAGCTGTCGCGGCGCTTCGTCGCCGGCGAGACGCTCGACGAGGCGATGGACGCGGTGAAGGCGCTCACCGCGAGAGGGCTGTCGGCGTCCTTCGACCACCTCAACGAGGCGGTGAAGGACGCGGCGGAGACGCGCGACGAGGTGCGCGAGTACCGCCGGCTGCTCGCGCGCATCGACCAGACGGGGGTGCGGGCCAACGTGTCGCTGAAGCTGACGCAGTGCGGGCTGCTGCTCGACGAAGCGCTGGCGCTGGAGAACGCGCGACAGGTGGTGGCGGACGCCACGTCACGCGGCTCGTTCGTGCGCATCGACATGGAGCACGGCGCGGTGACGCAGGTGACGTTGGACATCGTGCGCAAGCTCCACGCCGAGTTCGGCGAGCCGCACGTGGGCGCGGTGCTGCAGAGCTGCCTGCGGCGCACGGAGGCGGACGCCCGCGCGCTGTGCGCGGAGCGGGTGCGCATCCGTCTGTGCAAGGGCGCCTATCTGGAGAGCGAGGACATCGCCTACCCAGACAAGGCGGACGTGGACGCGAGCTTCGTGCGGTGCATGAAGGTGCTGCTCGACAGCGGCGTGTATCACGGCATCGCCACGCACGATGAGCGGATGATTGACGCGACGCTGGAGCACGCCGCGCGGCGCGGACTGCCTCGCGGTGCGTTCGAATTCCAGATGCTCCATGGCATCCGCGCGGACCTGCAACGCCAGCTGGCGGACCAGGGGCATCCGGTGCGCGTGTATGTCCCGTACGGTCGCCACTGGTATCCCTATCTCATGCGCCGCATGGCCGAGCGGCCGGCGAACCTGGCCTTCGTGCTGAAGAACCTCGCGCGAGGTTGA
- a CDS encoding lysophospholipid acyltransferase family protein: MEASLATVRRAVFRLAERGAALSALYHRARLVGAEHVPAQGPVLLVGNHGVWGYETPAFFHLLHRATGRWALGLAERGFFRIPVIRTVLPWLGGVEGTKDNALAALKQGALVVCYPGGAREVFKRPPGRYQLRWEQALGFAHVAARAGVPVVPFAGFGVDDTFLFPPGEAKLGVRLTDEEKYRVPLLVGLGPLPFPVRLTFALGSPHMPPPAGASESRLRAFRDRVAASVHRLMVMARHA, encoded by the coding sequence GTGGAAGCCTCGCTCGCCACCGTGCGCAGGGCCGTGTTCCGCCTCGCCGAGCGGGGGGCGGCGCTGTCCGCGCTCTACCATCGCGCGCGACTGGTGGGGGCCGAGCACGTGCCAGCCCAGGGTCCCGTGCTGTTGGTGGGAAACCATGGCGTCTGGGGTTACGAGACACCGGCCTTCTTCCACCTGCTGCACCGGGCGACGGGACGCTGGGCGCTGGGGCTGGCCGAGCGCGGCTTCTTCCGCATCCCCGTCATCCGCACGGTGTTGCCGTGGCTGGGCGGGGTGGAGGGGACGAAGGACAACGCGCTGGCGGCGCTGAAGCAGGGGGCGCTGGTGGTGTGCTACCCCGGCGGCGCGCGCGAGGTCTTCAAGCGTCCCCCAGGCCGCTATCAGCTCCGGTGGGAGCAGGCCCTGGGCTTCGCGCACGTGGCCGCGCGCGCGGGGGTGCCGGTGGTGCCCTTCGCGGGCTTCGGGGTGGATGACACGTTCCTGTTCCCTCCGGGCGAGGCGAAGCTGGGCGTGCGGCTCACCGACGAGGAGAAGTACCGCGTGCCCCTGCTCGTGGGGTTGGGGCCGCTGCCCTTCCCGGTGCGGCTGACCTTCGCGTTGGGAAGCCCGCACATGCCGCCGCCGGCCGGAGCGTCCGAGTCCCGCCTGCGTGCGTTTCGCGACCGGGTGGCCGCGAGCGTGCACCGGTTGATGGTGATGGCCCGCCATGCTTGA
- a CDS encoding tryptophan 2,3-dioxygenase, translating to MPGPMNKRDLEPGIITDLAGRTTYGEYLQLDRVLSAQVPRSQPPHHDELLFIIQHQTSELWMKLLIHELSACIRYVQADRLEPSFKIFARVGNIQRMLFEQWSVLETLTPNEYLEFRDALGPASGFQSWQYRAVEFLLGNKDANALGPFRHQPDVHGELERLLESPSLYDEFLRYLARKGHSIPEDHAQRDWKKPYEKSPAVVEVFRRIYEDTEAHWDAYEMCEKLVDTEERFQLWRYRHMMTVMRIIGFKQGTGGSTGVSFLRKALDLRFFPELWDVRTELLPPGARPPSPTR from the coding sequence ATGCCCGGGCCCATGAACAAACGAGATTTGGAGCCTGGCATCATCACCGACCTGGCCGGACGGACCACGTACGGTGAATACCTACAGCTCGACCGGGTGTTGTCGGCGCAGGTTCCGCGCTCGCAGCCACCGCATCACGACGAGCTGCTCTTCATCATCCAGCACCAGACGAGCGAGCTGTGGATGAAGCTGCTCATCCACGAGCTGAGCGCGTGTATCCGCTATGTGCAGGCGGATCGGCTGGAGCCTTCCTTCAAGATTTTCGCGCGCGTGGGGAACATCCAGCGGATGCTCTTCGAGCAGTGGAGCGTGCTGGAGACGCTCACGCCCAATGAGTACCTGGAGTTCCGCGACGCGCTGGGGCCCGCGTCCGGCTTCCAGAGCTGGCAGTACCGCGCGGTGGAGTTCCTGTTGGGCAACAAGGACGCCAACGCCCTGGGCCCCTTCCGTCACCAGCCGGACGTGCACGGGGAATTGGAGCGGCTCCTGGAGTCCCCCAGCCTCTACGACGAGTTCCTGCGCTACCTGGCGCGCAAGGGCCACTCGATTCCCGAGGACCACGCCCAGCGCGACTGGAAGAAGCCGTACGAGAAGAGCCCGGCGGTGGTGGAGGTGTTCCGGCGCATCTACGAGGACACCGAAGCGCACTGGGACGCGTACGAGATGTGCGAGAAGCTGGTGGACACCGAGGAGCGCTTCCAGCTCTGGCGCTACCGTCACATGATGACGGTGATGCGAATCATCGGGTTCAAGCAGGGCACCGGCGGCTCGACGGGCGTGTCCTTCCTGCGCAAGGCGTTGGACCTGCGCTTCTTCCCGGAGCTGTGGGATGTGCGCACGGAGCTGCTCCCGCCCGGCGCCCGGCCCCCGTCTCCCACGCGGTGA
- a CDS encoding TIGR02265 family protein, which produces MERGIWNTPEDVQRELEARLALVQPSEHIRGMHFAAVLDTVRFLGGEQAVKRIVDAGDMPADLDPTELYPVPPFMRLFFAAAHLLAPQLGGFEEAMRQIGVQGTLAFVHSMFGSEVRQQVGGDPKQLVNMLPEAYRMAIDFGELVVEWTSARAGRIHMRRIFTPVAYNEGMLEGALQAVGAQDIQVRGRQTSLLDSEYTLSWDD; this is translated from the coding sequence ATGGAACGCGGCATCTGGAACACGCCTGAGGACGTCCAGCGCGAGCTGGAGGCGCGGCTCGCGCTCGTGCAGCCTTCCGAGCACATCCGGGGCATGCACTTCGCCGCCGTGCTCGACACCGTGCGCTTCCTGGGCGGTGAGCAGGCGGTGAAGCGCATCGTCGACGCGGGCGACATGCCGGCGGACCTGGACCCCACCGAGCTGTACCCGGTGCCGCCCTTCATGCGGCTGTTCTTCGCCGCGGCCCACCTGCTCGCGCCCCAGCTGGGCGGCTTCGAGGAGGCGATGCGCCAGATTGGCGTCCAGGGCACGCTCGCCTTCGTGCACTCCATGTTCGGCTCGGAGGTGCGCCAGCAGGTGGGCGGCGACCCGAAGCAGCTGGTCAACATGCTGCCGGAGGCCTACCGCATGGCCATCGACTTCGGTGAGCTGGTGGTGGAGTGGACGAGCGCCCGCGCGGGCCGCATCCACATGCGCCGCATCTTCACCCCCGTCGCCTACAACGAGGGCATGCTCGAGGGCGCGCTCCAGGCTGTCGGCGCCCAGGACATCCAGGTGCGGGGCCGCCAGACGTCGCTGCTCGACAGCGAGTACACCCTCTCCTGGGACGACTGA